In Fructilactobacillus cliffordii, a single genomic region encodes these proteins:
- a CDS encoding DUF4097 family beta strand repeat-containing protein, whose amino-acid sequence MFKKIMGLAVASLAVGTFATVTTPNQSLAATQPTQKVKNTAQLDTLKINVPAQVTVKTGNEFTVTSNFDGKQKPNVIKNGDHIDVTFKDQQLWEQLKHNHKLKTKVVVTIPKITNPNTVKINASDVTYNTSAKVKNLQINSNGGNVTLNKAKLNQTTINTANGDVTSNDSQLGKTDIKSASGDVRLLSSNPTELAIKSGSGDVTLHKVDTVKPVKIDSSSGDVALSQTNLNQVKVNSGSGEIETHDLAAKNLIFNSGSGDVTMDSKKQANYHRVKIDSSSGDVQIKNAKIDYSEINTDGGDLDLKNVAIKHKDTETE is encoded by the coding sequence ATGTTTAAAAAAATCATGGGTCTGGCCGTTGCAAGTCTCGCTGTGGGTACCTTTGCGACCGTTACCACGCCAAACCAATCATTAGCCGCCACCCAACCAACGCAAAAAGTGAAAAACACCGCCCAATTAGACACACTAAAAATCAACGTTCCCGCTCAAGTGACCGTCAAAACGGGGAACGAATTTACCGTTACATCCAACTTTGATGGCAAACAAAAACCAAACGTAATCAAGAACGGTGATCACATTGACGTCACGTTTAAGGATCAGCAACTGTGGGAGCAATTAAAGCACAATCACAAACTGAAAACCAAAGTCGTGGTCACAATTCCGAAGATCACAAATCCTAACACTGTCAAAATTAATGCCAGTGACGTTACCTACAACACATCTGCTAAAGTTAAAAATCTCCAGATTAACAGTAACGGAGGAAATGTAACATTAAATAAGGCAAAGTTAAACCAAACCACGATTAATACCGCTAATGGAGACGTGACTAGCAACGACAGCCAACTGGGGAAAACGGACATTAAGTCTGCCAGTGGAGATGTTCGTTTGCTGAGCTCTAACCCCACTGAACTTGCAATTAAATCTGGTAGTGGCGATGTAACGTTACACAAAGTGGATACCGTCAAACCAGTTAAAATTGACAGTAGCTCCGGTGACGTAGCTTTATCCCAAACCAACCTCAATCAGGTCAAGGTTAATTCTGGAAGTGGTGAGATTGAGACCCATGATTTAGCCGCCAAAAACCTAATCTTTAATAGCGGTTCCGGAGATGTCACCATGGACAGCAAGAAACAAGCTAACTACCACCGGGTTAAAATCGACAGTAGCTCCGGTGACGTCCAAATTAAGAACGCCAAGATTGATTACAGTGAAATTAATACCGACGGTGGCGACCTCGATTTAAAGAACGTCGCAATCAAACACAAAGATACTGAAACTGAATAG
- a CDS encoding MFS transporter gives MAKRNNGVEKMKRFRFSDLVRGTYSPMMRFSLLSVSLVLASALSVSAAVPQWQKAFPGHSYSAIEIIATMPALAVIIMLLLSNWVAKYMKPKRTVIVGLMISGLFGMIPLVATNYYVVLLSRFCFGIGLGLINGLAVSLIGTFFEGKLKNRLMGYRSGFEMLGNAICSYIAGALLVDYGWHSSFLVYAIAFPVAILFYYFVPEPKEEPKMEVDKRSPRLNPDVIFWTMLLAAYQVTYVGATVRLSSFIEHANLGTIAQSAMIISIAPFFGLMGGILFGNALATFRKFMLPLALIATGLSQLVVGMAHGFFTAALGMFLITMLDTMVVTYILNVASEISPKGTLNVTTSILLIGSNIGIFLAPIVLGGINQVFSSDSPRLAFWVSGIALLVMGAIGIYDLLFIRHKLFR, from the coding sequence ATGGCAAAAAGAAACAATGGCGTGGAAAAAATGAAACGCTTCAGATTTTCTGATCTGGTACGAGGAACGTATTCACCCATGATGCGGTTTTCCCTGTTATCAGTTTCTCTGGTGCTAGCAAGCGCCCTCTCAGTGTCAGCTGCGGTGCCACAGTGGCAGAAAGCCTTTCCAGGTCATTCATATTCTGCAATTGAGATTATTGCAACGATGCCCGCGTTAGCGGTAATTATTATGTTGCTCTTGAGTAATTGGGTGGCCAAGTACATGAAGCCGAAACGAACTGTGATTGTGGGTCTAATGATTAGTGGATTATTTGGGATGATTCCGCTAGTTGCCACGAATTACTACGTGGTGTTATTGTCCCGGTTCTGTTTTGGAATTGGATTAGGGTTAATTAACGGCTTAGCCGTAAGTTTAATCGGAACCTTCTTTGAAGGGAAGCTCAAGAATCGTCTGATGGGTTATCGGAGTGGGTTTGAAATGTTAGGGAATGCCATTTGTTCCTACATTGCCGGAGCCCTGTTGGTAGACTATGGTTGGCACAGCTCCTTTTTGGTGTATGCCATTGCCTTTCCGGTTGCAATTCTCTTCTACTACTTTGTGCCTGAACCAAAGGAAGAACCCAAAATGGAAGTCGACAAGCGATCTCCACGGTTGAATCCAGACGTCATCTTTTGGACGATGCTCTTGGCCGCTTACCAGGTCACGTACGTGGGAGCTACGGTGCGCTTATCTTCCTTTATTGAACACGCTAACTTAGGGACGATTGCTCAATCGGCAATGATTATTAGTATTGCACCGTTCTTTGGCTTGATGGGGGGAATCTTGTTCGGGAATGCATTGGCGACCTTCCGGAAATTTATGCTTCCACTGGCCCTGATTGCGACGGGGCTTAGCCAGTTAGTCGTGGGAATGGCACACGGATTTTTTACGGCCGCTCTAGGAATGTTTTTAATTACCATGTTAGACACAATGGTAGTAACGTACATTTTGAACGTAGCTTCTGAGATCTCACCGAAGGGAACGTTGAACGTTACGACCTCGATTCTCTTAATCGGAAGTAACATCGGGATTTTCTTAGCTCCCATCGTGCTCGGTGGAATTAACCAAGTCTTTAGTTCTGATAGCCCACGTTTAGCTTTCTGGGTTTCCGGAATTGCTTTGCTCGTGATGGGAGCCATCGGAATCTACGACTTACTCTTCATTCGCCACAAACTATTCCGTTAA
- a CDS encoding RluA family pseudouridine synthase → MQAQFQNQTEQPLSVKKVLTNAGVSKRLYQATKRQQDSFAVAKTVIAPTRLIAPGETLTVTFPPETSDPEVPVSNEPLAIIFEDDNWLVINKPAGLTSVPGPSNRNDTLVNRVKGHLERAGATDLRPHVITRLDRFTSGVVLVAKNRMATGFANQMLARHQLQKEYQAVVVGHLDQEHGLIDLPIGQVGTEFARQVISAGQSAQTEYWVERKLPEATRLRVHLHTGRTHQIRVHFNHLGHPLLGDQLYGGPLDQGITRQALHASQLTFSDPFSQQLFEFKAPLPADMLKYE, encoded by the coding sequence ATGCAAGCTCAATTTCAAAATCAAACGGAGCAACCCCTCTCCGTAAAAAAAGTCTTGACCAACGCGGGGGTGAGTAAACGGCTCTATCAGGCGACTAAGCGTCAACAGGACAGTTTTGCAGTTGCGAAAACAGTGATTGCGCCGACCCGCTTAATTGCCCCAGGGGAAACCCTGACCGTGACATTTCCTCCAGAAACCAGCGATCCAGAGGTACCCGTTAGTAATGAACCACTGGCAATCATTTTTGAAGATGATAACTGGCTGGTGATTAACAAACCGGCGGGTCTCACTAGCGTGCCTGGTCCCAGTAACCGAAATGATACCCTGGTGAATCGGGTTAAGGGCCACCTCGAACGAGCGGGGGCGACTGACTTACGTCCCCACGTGATTACCCGTCTTGACCGCTTTACCAGTGGAGTGGTACTGGTGGCTAAAAACCGGATGGCAACCGGATTTGCCAATCAAATGTTAGCTCGGCACCAGCTTCAAAAGGAATACCAAGCGGTTGTAGTAGGACACCTTGACCAGGAACATGGCCTAATCGACCTGCCAATTGGCCAGGTTGGAACGGAATTTGCCCGGCAAGTAATATCTGCGGGACAAAGCGCGCAGACGGAGTACTGGGTGGAACGAAAACTTCCGGAAGCCACTCGATTGCGAGTGCACCTTCATACCGGACGGACCCACCAGATCCGGGTTCACTTTAATCACCTAGGGCATCCCTTGCTGGGGGATCAGCTCTACGGCGGGCCTTTAGACCAAGGAATTACGCGACAGGCGTTACACGCCAGCCAACTAACCTTTTCTGATCCCTTTAGTCAGCAACTTTTTGAATTTAAAGCGCCGTTGCCGGCTGATATGCTAAAATATGAATGA
- a CDS encoding nucleoside 2-deoxyribosyltransferase codes for MAQIYLASPFFSDEQVARIEKIEAALTQNPTVKDFFSPRKNEDTDQEAYTKPWATAIYQIDVANIEAAEVMVAIIDFEGEYVDSGTAFEIGYAVQKGMPVIVFHEKTGTVNLMIGESLHAYLKTPDEVAQYDFHRMPTIEYDGKFI; via the coding sequence ATGGCACAAATTTATTTAGCAAGTCCCTTTTTTAGTGATGAACAAGTTGCTCGAATTGAAAAGATTGAGGCTGCTTTAACGCAAAATCCGACGGTGAAGGACTTCTTTTCACCCCGAAAAAATGAAGATACGGACCAAGAAGCATATACGAAACCGTGGGCCACGGCCATTTACCAGATCGACGTGGCTAACATTGAGGCCGCAGAGGTGATGGTTGCGATTATTGATTTTGAAGGGGAATACGTTGATAGTGGGACGGCCTTTGAAATTGGTTATGCCGTGCAAAAAGGCATGCCGGTTATCGTTTTTCATGAAAAAACGGGAACGGTGAATCTGATGATTGGGGAAAGTCTCCACGCCTACCTAAAGACGCCCGACGAAGTGGCTCAGTATGACTTCCACAGGATGCCAACCATTGAATATGACGGAAAATTTATTTAA
- a CDS encoding cation diffusion facilitator family transporter encodes MHEHEEQLTGRRFLAVTLLNATITLLEFLGGLLSGSLSLLSDAAHNLGDSLSIIFSYGAHVLSKRKQTRVNTYGFKRAEILSALFNSLFLVILSVLLLVEAGTRLFHPEKIASGVMIWVAVISAAANLLSTVLLNRGAQHNLNLKATYLHLLSDALASVGIIIGGLVIMVTGWYWIDPLITILVAVYIIYESWPVIKKTVQILMECAPQLDYTGINRDLLAINGVKKVHHVHALMVDENSIVFSAHVNMNNMDLNEVQAIYAQINQILKTKYHVDHVTIQPETTHGADESFFYDRGYDI; translated from the coding sequence ATGCACGAACACGAAGAACAATTAACGGGACGCCGTTTTTTGGCGGTGACGTTGCTAAATGCGACGATTACGTTGTTGGAATTTCTGGGGGGATTACTGTCCGGGAGTTTATCGTTATTGTCGGATGCGGCACATAACTTGGGCGATTCACTTTCGATTATCTTTAGTTACGGGGCTCACGTTCTGAGTAAGCGCAAGCAGACCCGGGTCAATACCTATGGGTTTAAGCGCGCTGAAATTCTCTCGGCCTTGTTTAATTCATTATTTTTGGTAATCCTGTCGGTGCTCTTGCTGGTTGAGGCGGGAACTAGACTTTTCCATCCGGAAAAAATTGCCAGTGGCGTGATGATTTGGGTGGCGGTGATTAGTGCAGCTGCCAACCTACTCTCAACGGTGTTATTGAACCGGGGTGCTCAGCACAATCTGAACTTGAAGGCGACTTATTTGCACTTACTGAGTGATGCCTTGGCGTCCGTCGGCATTATTATCGGTGGCTTGGTCATCATGGTGACCGGTTGGTACTGGATTGATCCTCTTATTACAATCTTAGTAGCGGTGTACATTATCTATGAAAGTTGGCCGGTGATTAAAAAGACGGTGCAAATTTTAATGGAATGTGCTCCCCAATTGGATTATACGGGGATTAACCGGGATCTGCTGGCGATTAACGGCGTCAAAAAGGTTCACCACGTGCACGCTCTGATGGTGGACGAAAATAGCATTGTATTTTCGGCCCACGTCAATATGAACAACATGGATCTGAATGAGGTACAGGCGATTTACGCGCAGATTAATCAGATTTTAAAAACTAAATACCACGTTGATCACGTGACGATTCAACCAGAAACCACCCATGGCGCGGATGAATCCTTCTTTTACGATCGTGGTTATGACATTTAA
- a CDS encoding type I phosphomannose isomerase catalytic subunit yields the protein METSETLQAQPLFLTPVLQPKIWGGDALHKYYPDLPTAGMGESWAASTYGQFQSKVATGPCAGQTLQTVWDEHPELFAHPAGAEFPLLVKLLDAHENLSIQVHPDDQTARSLFHEPNGKTECWYILDVQPGARAYYGHRAQTQAELEQAIAEHRLDDYLVTRPVHPGEIIYVPGGTLHALGAGIVALEVEQNSDNTLRFYDFDRVDKRTGEKRPLQIEEALATTRFPTQAPASETTTPRSDPQQPGRTEILRSQYFQVAELDIDQQLALQPQTQWSINVVIAGQGHLTVGDQVYPIHIGQTFVLPVGLPAAQLTGSLKIVQATV from the coding sequence ATGGAAACAAGTGAAACGCTGCAAGCGCAACCGTTATTTTTAACTCCGGTTTTACAACCGAAGATTTGGGGTGGCGATGCTTTACATAAATATTATCCGGATTTACCGACAGCAGGCATGGGGGAATCTTGGGCAGCCTCTACATATGGTCAGTTTCAATCCAAGGTGGCAACGGGACCTTGTGCTGGACAGACGTTGCAAACTGTGTGGGACGAACACCCAGAACTATTTGCACATCCAGCGGGAGCAGAGTTTCCGCTGCTGGTTAAATTGCTGGACGCTCACGAAAACTTGTCGATTCAGGTGCACCCTGACGACCAAACAGCCCGCTCTTTATTTCACGAACCAAACGGAAAGACAGAATGCTGGTACATCTTAGACGTGCAACCGGGTGCGCGGGCTTATTACGGGCATCGGGCGCAAACCCAGGCGGAGCTGGAGCAAGCAATTGCAGAACACCGCTTGGATGACTACTTGGTTACTCGTCCGGTTCACCCGGGAGAAATTATTTACGTTCCGGGGGGAACCTTGCATGCCCTCGGGGCCGGTATCGTAGCGCTTGAGGTGGAACAAAACTCCGATAATACGCTTCGTTTTTATGACTTTGACCGAGTCGACAAACGGACCGGGGAAAAACGGCCATTGCAGATTGAGGAAGCGTTAGCAACCACTCGGTTTCCGACCCAAGCACCAGCATCGGAGACCACGACTCCTCGTTCTGATCCGCAGCAACCGGGCCGAACGGAGATCTTGCGTTCGCAGTATTTCCAAGTGGCTGAACTGGATATTGATCAGCAATTAGCACTACAACCACAGACCCAGTGGTCGATTAACGTAGTGATTGCAGGACAGGGTCACCTAACCGTGGGTGATCAAGTTTACCCAATTCACATCGGGCAGACGTTTGTCTTGCCGGTTGGGCTCCCAGCCGCCCAACTCACAGGCAGTCTAAAAATCGTTCAAGCAACCGTTTAA
- a CDS encoding threonine/serine exporter family protein: MGKHENRSKKKQAYSNKVVQTCLLAGKILIENGSELNRVSDTIKRIADNAGLKDLNAYVTITGLMISANDEAGAQIKEIEKRDFDLRRIAAVNKLSRRFAEKKLTINQFYRLLLKVEHIGLYYPFWLLMVAAAVLSGAITVVFNNDIPDFFITSLVGMFGWLIFREVSTRVHASFISEFVAAMSIGAMAIYAVKFGLGQSVDNIIIGAVMPLVPGVPITNAVRDLISGNLISGPARGIEALICACALGFGVSLALIWLG; the protein is encoded by the coding sequence ATGGGCAAGCATGAAAATCGTTCGAAAAAAAAGCAGGCCTACAGCAATAAGGTAGTCCAAACCTGCTTACTAGCCGGCAAAATTTTAATTGAAAACGGCTCCGAATTAAATCGAGTTTCCGATACGATTAAACGAATTGCTGACAACGCAGGGTTAAAAGACTTAAACGCCTACGTTACCATCACAGGACTCATGATTTCTGCAAACGATGAAGCGGGGGCCCAGATTAAAGAAATTGAAAAACGAGACTTTGATTTGCGCCGGATTGCGGCCGTCAACAAGCTGTCCCGTCGATTTGCAGAAAAAAAGCTGACCATTAACCAGTTTTACCGCTTGTTACTAAAGGTGGAACATATCGGTCTATACTATCCGTTTTGGCTATTGATGGTCGCGGCGGCAGTGCTCTCGGGAGCCATCACAGTGGTCTTTAACAACGATATTCCCGATTTTTTCATTACTAGCTTGGTGGGAATGTTTGGCTGGCTCATCTTTCGGGAGGTTAGCACCCGGGTGCACGCGAGTTTCATTAGTGAGTTCGTAGCCGCTATGTCAATTGGTGCGATGGCCATTTACGCGGTGAAATTCGGTCTCGGACAGAGTGTTGATAACATCATCATTGGAGCGGTTATGCCACTAGTTCCCGGCGTGCCGATTACGAATGCCGTGCGGGATTTGATTTCTGGAAACTTGATTAGTGGGCCAGCTCGAGGAATTGAAGCTTTAATTTGCGCTTGTGCCCTCGGGTTTGGCGTGTCGTTAGCACTAATTTGGTTAGGGTAG
- a CDS encoding threonine/serine exporter family protein, whose protein sequence is MLHFFIVIVGVYIATIGFALLINVSPRALNLGGVVAVSGYLVYLAYSTFVGGYVGGNVFGAFSIGIFGMMAARYKKMPVIVFNTPALVPLVPGGQAYQVMKYVAMNQPHMAFYYLTQVVMIAGSIAMGFLLSELFIQLFYYTRRQILRKLDHM, encoded by the coding sequence ATGCTCCATTTTTTCATTGTAATCGTGGGCGTTTACATTGCCACCATTGGCTTTGCCTTGTTAATCAACGTTTCACCGCGGGCGCTCAACCTTGGTGGGGTGGTTGCGGTATCCGGGTACCTCGTTTATCTAGCTTATTCCACCTTTGTTGGTGGTTACGTGGGTGGAAACGTTTTTGGGGCCTTTTCCATCGGGATTTTTGGAATGATGGCCGCTCGGTACAAAAAAATGCCGGTGATTGTGTTCAATACCCCCGCGTTAGTGCCGCTAGTTCCCGGCGGCCAGGCCTATCAGGTTATGAAATACGTCGCGATGAATCAGCCCCACATGGCTTTTTACTATTTAACTCAAGTGGTGATGATTGCGGGTTCGATTGCGATGGGATTTTTGCTTTCTGAACTTTTTATTCAACTATTTTATTACACCAGACGTCAGATACTAAGAAAGCTGGACCACATGTGA
- a CDS encoding DUF1634 domain-containing protein → MKTSKPATNEMQAVEQTIGKILRWGVIVAATIMIIGLLLYLMSGSLGVATHYHVKNFFELLQGLVTGKPYAVMMTGIFALILTPVLRVVVSIYSFYREHDSLYMVITSLVLVILLTSFWLGIEFHL, encoded by the coding sequence ATGAAAACCAGCAAACCTGCTACTAACGAAATGCAAGCCGTTGAACAAACCATCGGAAAAATCCTCCGTTGGGGAGTAATTGTGGCCGCCACCATTATGATTATCGGTCTCCTGCTCTACCTAATGAGCGGCAGTCTAGGCGTCGCCACCCACTACCACGTCAAGAACTTCTTCGAATTATTGCAAGGACTGGTGACCGGGAAACCGTACGCCGTGATGATGACTGGGATTTTTGCCCTCATTCTCACGCCGGTGCTCCGGGTGGTCGTTTCGATTTACTCGTTTTACCGCGAACATGATTCTTTATACATGGTGATTACCAGCCTGGTGCTCGTGATTCTGCTAACCAGTTTCTGGCTCGGCATCGAATTTCACCTTTAA
- a CDS encoding sulfite exporter TauE/SafE family protein has protein sequence MLNSIVIMLGVGVLVGILGAILGIGGGMIITPVLTLGMGLDIKYAIGASLIAVIATSSGATIAYLRDNVLNLRVAMFLEIATSVGAIVGALLTGVLNPIFLYILFGFLLFFSGANMVRKLWGKNSDQITHTDDKIAKDLRLNGSYYDKNLHKEIDYGVTNVPTGFGIMFGAGVASGLLGIGSGAFKVIAMDTFMKMPLKPSSSTSNLMMGVTAAASATIYFFNGSILPQIAVPLALGIIVGAAIGSRVMQIMPTRLMRIIFIPILLYLGLQMILKGFGVTI, from the coding sequence ATGCTCAATAGTATTGTGATCATGCTAGGCGTCGGCGTCTTAGTCGGCATCCTCGGCGCCATCCTTGGAATCGGAGGTGGGATGATTATCACCCCCGTTCTAACCCTCGGAATGGGACTAGACATCAAGTATGCGATTGGGGCGAGCCTGATTGCGGTGATTGCCACCAGTTCCGGGGCGACGATTGCCTATCTGCGCGATAACGTCTTAAACCTTCGGGTGGCCATGTTTTTGGAAATTGCCACGTCAGTCGGGGCCATCGTGGGAGCGCTCTTAACCGGTGTGTTGAATCCCATTTTTCTCTACATTCTGTTCGGTTTCCTGTTGTTCTTTTCTGGAGCCAACATGGTCCGCAAACTGTGGGGAAAAAATAGTGATCAAATCACCCATACCGATGACAAGATTGCTAAGGACCTCCGACTCAATGGTTCGTACTACGATAAAAACCTTCACAAAGAAATTGACTATGGGGTCACGAACGTCCCGACCGGCTTTGGAATTATGTTTGGGGCAGGCGTTGCCAGCGGATTACTCGGCATCGGTTCGGGGGCTTTTAAAGTCATCGCCATGGATACCTTCATGAAGATGCCGCTCAAGCCGTCCAGTTCAACCAGTAACCTGATGATGGGAGTCACGGCAGCCGCCAGTGCTACCATCTACTTCTTCAACGGTTCAATTCTGCCCCAGATTGCAGTACCTCTTGCCCTGGGAATCATCGTCGGGGCGGCCATCGGTTCCCGGGTCATGCAAATTATGCCAACCCGCTTGATGCGGATTATCTTCATTCCGATTCTCTTGTACCTCGGATTACAAATGATTCTTAAAGGATTTGGGGTGACCATCTAA
- a CDS encoding phosphatase PAP2 family protein has translation MIIKRDPSRPYKLVISGLITLILAIAIKLNWGFINFLDTIGVGVVQHWSSNFWTSFFTIVSFIASPKMDVVWMILLAFILWGCRARIPALFSLCLLVGGDALGFIVKHLVGRARPALHLAKDTGYSFPSGHVLGTMLVLSIIWIILVPMINEKNSMWIVRTILVIWLILVMISRVYLNAHFPTDVVGAATLAYFWLQIAEYLYVRYAPRLAQAKFFQRSNY, from the coding sequence ATGATAATTAAAAGAGATCCAAGTCGTCCCTATAAGCTGGTGATTTCAGGGTTAATTACCCTGATCTTAGCAATTGCGATCAAGCTTAACTGGGGCTTTATTAACTTTTTAGATACGATTGGAGTGGGCGTGGTCCAACACTGGAGCTCGAACTTTTGGACGAGTTTCTTTACAATCGTGAGTTTCATTGCCAGTCCTAAGATGGACGTGGTGTGGATGATTCTGTTGGCCTTTATTCTCTGGGGCTGCCGGGCACGAATTCCGGCGTTGTTCTCGCTGTGTTTGTTAGTCGGAGGAGACGCACTGGGCTTTATCGTAAAGCACTTGGTGGGTCGTGCTCGTCCGGCCTTACATTTAGCCAAGGACACAGGCTACAGCTTCCCAAGTGGGCACGTCTTAGGAACAATGCTGGTCTTAAGCATCATCTGGATTATTTTAGTGCCCATGATTAACGAGAAAAATAGTATGTGGATCGTGCGGACTATCTTAGTAATTTGGTTAATCCTGGTTATGATTTCCCGGGTTTATCTGAACGCACACTTCCCTACTGATGTGGTGGGTGCGGCTACTTTGGCCTACTTCTGGCTACAAATTGCAGAATACCTGTACGTTCGGTATGCGCCCCGCTTAGCGCAAGCAAAATTTTTTCAGCGTAGTAATTATTAA
- a CDS encoding LysR family transcriptional regulator: MNRFAVFQKIIETGSFTRAAHELGYTQSSVSQTVASLETEFNVRLLQRSRRGIKLTPAGQKLYPEFQQLLRQYETTHTIADQINGLETGTVRIGASNSTSRYWLPGLIKGFEAQHPHVHFTLYQQGDYDEILADIKRGKVDLGFIKQTLTQGLFTTPLKRERLVAVMDPDHPLADQEVVSLADLKAHSNNIILIPEGSHSDVRAAFEKIGINPEIKDQIQDDYTVMAMVEAGLGVSLVSELMVGNSDFNIKTAHTEPEVAQDIDIAYQNPAGLSLASTHFLKYVISQREQLD, encoded by the coding sequence ATGAATCGCTTTGCCGTCTTCCAAAAGATTATCGAAACCGGGAGTTTCACGCGCGCCGCCCACGAGCTGGGCTACACCCAGTCATCCGTCAGTCAAACCGTGGCAAGTCTAGAGACCGAATTTAACGTGCGCCTGTTGCAACGTTCCCGGCGGGGCATCAAGTTGACGCCCGCGGGCCAAAAACTGTACCCCGAATTCCAGCAACTGTTACGCCAGTATGAAACCACCCACACAATCGCCGACCAAATCAACGGCTTAGAAACGGGAACCGTCCGCATTGGGGCCAGTAACAGTACTTCGCGGTACTGGCTCCCGGGATTGATTAAGGGGTTTGAAGCTCAACATCCTCACGTGCATTTCACCCTGTATCAGCAGGGCGATTACGATGAAATCCTTGCAGACATCAAGCGCGGGAAGGTCGATCTTGGCTTTATCAAGCAAACTCTCACTCAGGGACTGTTCACCACTCCGCTCAAACGGGAGCGGTTGGTCGCGGTTATGGATCCGGATCATCCCCTGGCTGATCAGGAAGTGGTCAGCCTCGCTGACCTCAAAGCCCATTCAAACAACATCATCTTAATTCCCGAGGGCTCACACAGTGACGTCCGGGCCGCGTTTGAAAAAATCGGCATTAATCCGGAGATTAAGGACCAGATTCAAGACGATTACACCGTGATGGCGATGGTAGAAGCCGGTCTGGGAGTGAGTCTCGTTTCCGAGTTAATGGTTGGAAACTCTGATTTCAACATTAAGACGGCCCACACGGAGCCAGAGGTGGCGCAAGACATTGACATTGCCTACCAAAATCCGGCGGGACTCTCCCTCGCCAGCACCCACTTTCTCAAATACGTCATCTCACAAAGAGAGCAGTTGGACTAA